A window of Clostridium sp. Marseille-P299 contains these coding sequences:
- a CDS encoding methyl-accepting chemotaxis protein, whose translation MKRSIATKILVVVAVLTIFSLLANLTNYLYLNQVFEISLNGLGNTSLDSIAKTKQEINELALRVKSANLYGAIFMLLLGLMAGIITFVSVISPTRKATKELNKIIDEINQEKGDLDKRITVKTKDEVGNLAIGINTFLNTLQRILKHMISNSQRLHTSVTNVVSNIDEVNENSYDISSTMQQLAASMEEVTASITVMLENASFLDNDVIDMTESANHIVAYVDEMKIRANEMKDSAEENKESTRNMVNKIGTSLHDAIEDSKQVVQIDELTKDILDISNQTNLLALNASIEAARAGEAGKGFAVVADEIRQLADNSRATATNIQDISGKVLGAVKKLMDSSEQVL comes from the coding sequence ATGAAGAGAAGCATTGCAACAAAAATTTTAGTAGTAGTAGCAGTGCTAACAATATTTTCATTGTTAGCGAACTTAACCAATTATTTATACTTAAATCAAGTATTTGAGATTTCATTGAATGGGCTTGGCAATACGAGTTTGGACAGTATTGCAAAAACTAAACAGGAAATAAATGAACTTGCTCTCAGAGTTAAAAGTGCTAATCTATATGGAGCAATTTTTATGTTATTACTTGGTCTAATGGCTGGAATTATTACATTTGTTTCAGTGATATCGCCTACAAGAAAAGCGACCAAAGAATTAAATAAGATTATTGATGAAATTAATCAAGAAAAAGGGGATTTGGATAAACGTATCACCGTAAAAACCAAAGATGAGGTTGGAAATTTAGCAATAGGAATTAATACTTTTTTAAATACCCTACAAAGAATTTTAAAGCATATGATTAGTAATTCTCAACGATTGCACACCAGTGTTACAAATGTAGTATCAAATATAGATGAGGTCAATGAAAATTCCTACGATATTTCTTCTACAATGCAGCAACTTGCTGCTAGCATGGAAGAGGTTACAGCTTCAATTACAGTAATGCTTGAAAATGCATCATTTTTAGATAATGATGTGATTGATATGACAGAGAGTGCAAATCATATCGTAGCTTATGTTGACGAAATGAAAATAAGAGCAAATGAGATGAAGGATTCTGCGGAGGAAAATAAAGAATCGACTAGAAACATGGTGAACAAAATTGGTACTTCATTACATGATGCAATTGAAGATAGTAAACAAGTAGTTCAAATTGATGAATTGACAAAGGATATTCTTGATATATCCAATCAAACCAATCTACTTGCTTTAAATGCTTCAATTGAGGCTGCTAGAGCAGGAGAAGCAGGTAAAGGTTTTGCTGTTGTTGCTGATGAGATACGTCAATTAGCGGATAATAGTAGAGCAACAGCAACAAATATACAAGATATCAGCGGTAAGGTCTTAGGTGCAGTGAAAAAGCTAATGGATAGTTCAGAACAGGTTCTTTAG
- a CDS encoding methyl-accepting chemotaxis protein, with protein sequence MRKSIAIKILSLVIILTGFGVLANITNYANLGRFYQVASEQLGSTDAQSVETARQSLDEIYANIKLTNINGIVIMLFIGIVSIVITLVTVISPTKKATKDLHNILDGIEQEHGDLTKRIPIKTKDEVGQLVIGINTFLDTLQRTMKHMIMNSHQLNTSVTNVVTNINAVNGNSYEISSTMQQLAASMEEVTATISTMLENIDVLDTGVSDIAESTKSMANYVGEMKIRANEMKDTAQQNKESSNRIVQEIGVTLQDAIEHSRQVTRIDELTKEILDISNQTNLLALNASIEAARAGEAGKGFAVVAEEIRKLADNSRATATNIQDISGLVMDAVAKLMDSSEHVLQYIQTTILTDYEKNVYIGKKYLDDSIYIDEVMDNFLGKTKDLKELLGSMIQSFQGVAGAIDESAIGVSNAADSTSNLVLRMNDISNEMELNKEIVTSLNKEADKFRTV encoded by the coding sequence ATGCGAAAGAGCATAGCAATTAAAATTCTATCATTAGTAATAATATTAACTGGTTTTGGAGTACTTGCCAATATAACGAACTATGCAAATTTAGGCCGTTTTTATCAAGTTGCGTCAGAACAACTTGGTAGTACAGATGCACAAAGTGTTGAAACTGCCAGACAATCTTTAGATGAAATCTATGCAAATATAAAATTAACGAATATCAATGGTATTGTTATTATGTTGTTTATAGGGATAGTATCTATTGTAATTACACTGGTAACGGTTATATCGCCTACAAAGAAGGCAACGAAAGATTTACATAATATATTAGATGGTATTGAACAAGAGCATGGAGATTTAACCAAGAGAATTCCTATCAAGACTAAAGATGAAGTTGGACAATTAGTGATTGGTATTAATACATTTCTTGATACCTTACAAAGAACTATGAAACATATGATTATGAATTCTCATCAGTTAAATACAAGTGTAACTAACGTAGTTACCAATATTAATGCAGTGAATGGGAATTCCTATGAAATATCGTCCACTATGCAACAACTAGCGGCTAGTATGGAGGAAGTAACTGCTACTATTTCTACAATGTTAGAAAATATTGATGTTCTTGATACGGGTGTTAGTGATATAGCAGAAAGCACCAAAAGTATGGCAAACTATGTTGGTGAAATGAAGATAAGAGCCAACGAGATGAAGGACACTGCACAGCAGAATAAAGAATCATCCAATCGAATTGTTCAAGAAATTGGAGTTACGCTACAAGATGCGATTGAACATAGTAGACAAGTAACTCGAATTGATGAATTAACGAAAGAAATTCTTGATATCTCCAATCAAACAAACCTATTAGCATTAAATGCATCAATCGAGGCAGCTAGAGCAGGAGAAGCAGGAAAAGGTTTCGCTGTTGTTGCAGAGGAAATTAGAAAGTTAGCAGATAACAGCCGAGCAACTGCTACAAATATCCAAGATATTAGTGGTTTAGTTATGGATGCAGTAGCAAAACTTATGGATAGCTCAGAGCATGTATTACAATATATTCAGACGACGATTTTAACGGATTATGAAAAGAATGTATATATAGGTAAGAAATATCTTGATGACTCAATTTACATTGATGAGGTTATGGATAATTTCCTTGGCAAAACAAAAGATTTAAAAGAATTGCTTGGTAGTATGATTCAATCATTCCAAGGGGTTGCGGGGGCTATTGACGAGAGTGCCATTGGTGTAAGTAACGCAGCAGATAGTACATCAAATCTTGTGTTACGTATGAATGATATAAGTAATGAAATGGAACTGAATAAGGAAATCGTAACAAGTTTAAATAAGGAAGCAGATAAGTTTAGAACGGTATAG
- a CDS encoding condensation domain-containing protein yields the protein MRKRHEGLLVERNFYRATSTHLVVKGTIVGEFNLTKFEKAVDELRRVHPMLRSIIEVDSNSQLSFVYKEEIKFPVYYMDKVDDNQWIDIVKEEDNKPFRAAEMTPIRFFVLMGHKEFELIMIGHHLLGDGLSYAYLFQDLLEIYCNEKKLEVVESKLITSYKDLPEESKLDKEYVEHIKALNEEWSKERKIFTDDEYEEIFALYHEQHYIDVMVLKIENEEYHELKRKCNENHVTVNTLITTVFLKALKELTEHESENVTVAMNIRDKININPGRCVGNYASSFTPNFYYNDKMDFWENARQFGDIIREYVNDPKQTLLVPQLFCQLDNSVIDALSFASMGKYLSPILLKAAALLAPLAGGEGISLSNLGALSIDLSDSNYELKNFVYMPHSSLKYDKTLGVATMNDTLMISILYKEYFIPKDKMETIKNRVEDIFKEFSQTLCLV from the coding sequence ATGAGAAAAAGACATGAAGGGTTATTAGTAGAAAGAAATTTTTATAGGGCAACGAGTACGCATTTAGTAGTAAAGGGAACGATTGTAGGGGAGTTTAACTTAACAAAATTTGAAAAAGCTGTGGATGAATTAAGAAGAGTACATCCTATGTTACGAAGTATAATCGAGGTTGATTCTAATAGTCAACTTTCATTCGTCTACAAAGAGGAAATTAAATTTCCTGTGTATTATATGGATAAAGTGGATGATAATCAGTGGATTGACATAGTAAAGGAAGAAGATAATAAACCATTTCGTGCTGCTGAAATGACTCCGATTCGATTTTTTGTATTAATGGGACATAAGGAATTTGAATTAATTATGATAGGACATCATTTATTGGGAGATGGATTGTCCTACGCATACTTATTCCAAGATTTATTAGAAATATATTGTAATGAGAAAAAATTAGAAGTAGTGGAGTCAAAATTAATTACTTCGTATAAAGATTTGCCAGAAGAGAGCAAACTGGATAAAGAATATGTGGAACATATTAAAGCTTTAAATGAAGAGTGGAGTAAGGAAAGAAAAATATTTACAGATGATGAATATGAAGAAATCTTTGCATTATACCACGAACAACATTATATCGATGTTATGGTTTTAAAAATAGAGAATGAAGAATACCATGAATTAAAACGTAAATGCAATGAAAATCATGTAACGGTAAACACACTTATTACAACAGTATTTTTAAAAGCATTAAAGGAATTAACAGAGCATGAATCTGAAAATGTTACAGTGGCAATGAATATTCGTGATAAAATCAATATTAATCCAGGAAGATGTGTTGGAAACTATGCTTCATCTTTTACACCGAATTTTTACTATAATGATAAAATGGACTTTTGGGAAAATGCAAGACAATTTGGAGACATTATAAGGGAGTATGTAAATGATCCTAAGCAAACACTTCTAGTTCCACAGTTGTTTTGTCAACTTGATAATAGTGTCATAGATGCTTTATCATTTGCTTCCATGGGTAAATATCTATCTCCAATACTTTTAAAGGCAGCAGCTTTACTAGCACCATTAGCTGGGGGAGAAGGAATATCTCTTTCAAACTTAGGGGCGCTTAGTATAGATTTATCAGATAGTAATTATGAGTTAAAGAATTTTGTTTATATGCCGCACTCATCACTTAAATACGATAAAACATTAGGTGTGGCAACTATGAACGATACTTTGATGATAAGTATTCTTTATAAAGAATATTTTATTCCGAAAGATAAAATGGAAACAATTAAAAATAGAGTAGAAGATATATTTAAAGAATTCTCACAAACACTTTGCTTAGTATAG